The sequence below is a genomic window from Wyeomyia smithii strain HCP4-BCI-WySm-NY-G18 chromosome 1, ASM2978416v1, whole genome shotgun sequence.
TCCGCAATAATCGATTCCAGTGATGGAAAATGGGCGACTAGGACTGACACGGGCATGTGGCAATTGCCCTATAGGTTGTTTTATCGGTTGAGGATTCGCACGAATGCAGCGATAGCATTTATGAATCGTGTTACGCACTGCTCGCCTACCATTAGTAGGCCAAAATTCATTACGAGTGACTGCAAGTGTGAGCGAAACTCCCCCATGTAAGGTTTTCAAATGGTTTGACATCAACAGTAAACGAGTAAAGTAATGAAATCCAGGTAGTAGTATTGGGTGCTTGAAATCATATCCTTCATCCGAAAGTCTGAGCCGGCCACCAACTCGTATCACACCAGCCATATCCAAAAATGGGTTTAGAAGTCTGAGGCTGGACCTTTTAAACAATTGTTTACCTGCTGCCAATTGCTTGATTTCATCCCCAAAGGCTTCTCTTTGTACTAATTTTATCAAGGTGGTTTTGGCAACATTAAGTTCATCAACGGAAAGTACAACGGAGTCTGCTAAATTTTCACCTTTGCACGTGCGGACAAAGCGTAAGCAATATGCAATGACTCGTATCATACGATGAAAGGAGGAAAAACGGTTTATCAATGTGTCGCTTGAAACTACTGTTTGAATAACAAAGATAGCGGCTTTTCGTTCAAGAATTTCATCTGATGGTGTGGTGAAGGCTTCCAATTCTTGCTTGGGCCAATGTCCCTCCTCCTCATGCAACCATTCAGGTCCATATTTCCAAAGTTTGCTGTTCACTAATTCTCCTACCGACAAACCACGGGATACTAAATCCGCTGGGTTATTTTTCCCAGGCACATGCAACCATTTCGCATTATGGGTTAACTCCTGAATTTCTGCTATTCTATTTGCTACAAAGGTCTTGCAAGTGTGCGGTGACATACGCAGCCAATGAAGTACCACCATCGAATCCGACCAAAACCATACTGATGAAAACTGGACGTCTAAAGCCAATTGCACTTTGCGAAAAAGATGGGCTGCGGTTTTTGCAGCGCAAAGCTCTAATCTAGGAATACTGCACCTTTTAAGTGGGCTTACACGAGATTTCGATGTCAACAGTTCGATCTTAATTTCTCCAGAGGCACCGATGGTTCTAATGTATACAACAGCACCATACGCTATCTCAGATGCATCTGCAAAGCAGTGCACTTGTATTTCCCCCTCGCCAAATGTGTATCGATTAATACGAAAACATGATAAATCGGCCAATTCCGAAACAAATTTCTTCCACCTCGTTTTCACCTCAAATGGAACCTCTTCATCCCAGTCTATAGCTAACGTCCACAAATGCTGCATCAGCACCTTCGCTCGAACCACGATCGGGGCTATCAATCCAAGTGGATCGTATAAACGAGCTATCACGGATAAAATGCTTCGTTTTGTAATCGGCTCTACAATTGTATGCGTGCCTAAATCAAATCGGAGTACATCAGATGTGGGTTCCCAACTGATTCCCAGTGTCTTTACAGCCTCCTCCGCGTCGAATGATCTGGCAGATTGTGTGTTAATATATTCGGATGGTAAGTCAGCCAGAACTTCGGGAAAATTGCAGCACCATTTTCTCAAACGGAAACCGCCCAAACTAAGCAACTCGACCATTTGTGTACAAAGTTGGGAAGCAGTTTTAACGTCCGACGCTCCACTAATAAAATCATCCATATAAAAACTGTGTTTTAATTCTTCTGCGGCTAGTGGAAACGATTCTCCTTCATCGTCTGCTAGCTGCTTTAACGTCCTGGTGGCTAGAAATGACGATGGTGCTAAACCGTAGGTAACTGTAGTTAGCTGATATTTTTTAACAGGGTCGTTTTGACTGAATCTCCACAATATGCGTTGGAGAGGTTGATCATCAGGGTGTATCGAAACTTGGCGGTACATTTTTTCAATGTCCGCCAGTAGTGCAACTTTATACTTGCGAAAACGGATAACCAGGGTTAGTAAATCTTCTTGGATGACCGGACCAACGAAAAGTGTATCATTCAAGGAATAGCCAGTGCTCGATTTTGCTGATGCGTCGAAAACACTTCGAACCTTGGTTGTCGTACTAGTGTCTTTTATGACAGCATGATGTGGGAGATAAAATACTGTGGCGGGTTCACATTCATCAGCGGATATCTCGCGCATATGTCCTAACGACAAAAATTCCTCAATAAAGGCATGGTAAGTTTTCTCCAAATCCTCATTTTTCTCTAGTTTTCGCTCCAAACTTTGTAAGCGACGAAGGGCGTTATCATAAGATTGCCCTAGCATATAAGAAAAACCGTCTTTTTTTGGGTATTTGACCACATATCGACCTGTAGCGTCTCTATCCACAGTCTGTTTGTAAAACTCCTCACAATACTGTTCAGTAGGGGTTGCTGTCGAGATATTAACCTCTTCTATCTTCCAAAAGCGTTCTAAATTGCGATCAATTGACTCTAGCGTATCTAAAGTAGATAAACAGCACACCAGTGGTCGGGAATCAGTCTCCATATCAACCCTACCCGAGACGAGCCAGCCAAACACACTCTCAACAAGAGTTGGTGATGGGTTGCCTATTTCCATCCGGCCACCCtttaacagtgtataaaaaTGTTCCGCACCTATGATGAGATCCACTTTTTGGGATACATTGAATTCTGGGTCTGCAAGAGGTAACTCACTAGGGATGGTCCATCTATTTGCGGCAAAACTGGTTGAAGGCAAATAGGATGTTAATTTGCGTaataccagacaatttattgtACATGAGAAATCACCGAATCTCGATTGGATCTCAGTTGCTACTGAAGCAGTCACTCGGGTTTTTGATTCACCAACACCAAAGACGGATTGGTTAATACGATGTCTGGGTAGACGAAGCTGCTGACAAAGACGCTCGCTCATCACATTACATTGCGATCCCGAGTCTAATAGTGCGCGAGCCAAATGTCCCCTTCCAAAGCCATCAATAATAACTAAAACGGCAGTCGAGAGCAAAACATTCACCGATCTGGATCCTATTGCAGCGTTATACATCATCAGTGAGTCGGGTTTTGATGTGTTTTTCTCCATAATATTGATCAAGTTAGAGCTGACGGGTTGTTGGCGGAAATTTGATTGTCCGAAGTTTCGATTTGGTATCTCGTTGTTAGTTCCAGTGGTTTCAAAGCCGGGGTGCAATAGCGAGTGATGCCGTTTTTGGCAAATGCGACAAGAGTAGGATGAATTACAATTTCTAGCAAAATGATCGCTTCTGAAACAGTTACTGCAAATCCTTTTTGTATTTACTAGTTGCAAACGATCTTTCAGTGGCATTCTCTCGAAGACGGGGCACTTTACTAAAAGATGATACTGATTGCATGCTAAACAACGAGGCGGGGGAATATCTGATGCAGTGTAAGCATTAATACGATTGGCGGGGGGAATATATGGTAGCTTCGACTGTTTTGGTGCGTGAGTTATTCTATTGTGGGACGGTACTGTTGATTCTGAGCCCATGGATAGCGATTCCAATGCTCtagatttttttgttaagaaACTGATGAGATTAGCGTAGGTAGGTTCACCATCATtagatatatattcctcccagtcTTTAAGGGTACGATCATCTAATCGCGAACAAAGCAACTGTACCAACAAACTACTCCAGTGTCGTGTGGGTTCGCCTAACTGGGAAAGTATTTTAACATGTCGTTCGAACTCTTCAATTATGGTACGTAGTGCTAGAGGCGATTTATTGCAGACCTTAACACCGAATAGCAAAGATTGTTAGTGCTTTTTCTTCAGTAAATATTCATTGGAGTACCTATCAAGCAGTGCTTGCCAAGCAACAGCATAATTATCTGCGGTTATGGTTAATGACTCGATTAGTTTTAACGCTTCGCCTTTTAATGAAGAACGAAggtattgaaatttttgaatgCTAGGGACTTCAGCCGATGTGTGGATAAGAGAGGCAAATGAGTCATGGAAGGTAAGCCACTCATTAAGATCACCGTCAAATACAGGTAATGCGATAGTAGGAAGTTTCACATTAGAGATGTGGGGTATGACCGGAGCTAAATTCTGTGGTTGCACAGGGTTTGCGACAGGGGGAGGACGTTTAGAAATCAAGCCACCTTTAATCCGAAAAAACTTCTCCTCCATTTGAGCCCTCAATTGCGTATTCGATGCGATAAATGCTTCACTATCATCCAAAATCTCATATTCACCTTGTACTGTCTCGAAATCTTCCATCAAACTATCCAGTTTTTCTGACCGTATCGCTAATTCGTGTTGGTCTCGATCGTGATTGTAGTTTTGTAGATAATCCTCGATGCGTGAGACGGAATCGATGATATTCCGACGTTTCAATTCCTTTTGCTTGAGTTTCTTCTCCGCCATGGTGGTAAATTGTGTGTACAATAGGCTGTGCCTGTCAGTAAGCAGGccttgttttattttgttagcAGGAACTCTCAAGAGGACAACTATTTGCTGCGGGTGAGATTTGTAAAAGGTGTAGCGGGAACCGATCGTTACTTCGGTGATATAACTGAATTCCGGGTTATTGTTGCACTTGGGTGGGTATTAGGTTCATTCGCGTCCCGTGGGGCACTTAGGGATAATTTCCAGTAGGGGCAAATAACACGTGTCGGGCGACCGTGATTTACGACGGCTTTACCTTTATGGGAGAATCAAAAGACAACCAAAAAAGTACCGCTCGCGAAATGTATGGTAGTTGGACAGGTACTCACATGTACCTATCAATAAATAGGCATTGTATAAATTATAACTCTGCAATCCTTCGGGAACTTCTCTCTCCTAGAGAGGTTAGAGTTGAAAATTTCGTGATTAAATTTCCAGGAGTCCACACCTGtgatcctggtcacggcaccatTGAATCGTCTGGGATAGATCACAGGTGTTGTAGCGTTGGGTTATCACCAAATCAAATCACTTGTATTGTGTAATCAAACTATAACCTTTATTAActatttagtatatatttttcaACGGGATTTATTTGCACACGCGGGTATAGTGACCGGTCTGATCGAGGGTCATAATCAAAGAGAACAACTAACTGAGCTGAACAGAAGTACAAGCCCCAGTCGGAAGCTGTAGAAAGCTGCGATTCGATCGCAATCATTTAGGGTGCATTTAAAAAATGCGTAAAAGGGAGATGGATTCTAGTTTGGGTGATTTTAACTATTAATAATCTTAGAAATAATATGGAATCTAACAATAACGAATTGACTGGAACGAGGCGACGGGgtgcgcagcgagcaaggtggctcgatcaagtggaagacgacctgcggggcctccgcaaacgacatggctggcgagctgcagctgaactcgatgacaccccgttaagcatacagacgcgaggcatatggacgcgtggcatagtacgctaggcataatggacggcaggcatgcGGACatgaggcatatggacgcgaggccgaatgtatgcgaggccgaatggatacaaggtCGAATTGACACAAAGCCAAGGGGAAGTGAGCCACGGTATTGTCGTCATCATCACAGCCTTcttggaaagcaatacactcgcgatCTTCAGCCGAcacgctgttcgagcgaatgctaaGGAAGGAAACTCTGTTTAAGTAGACCTAGCAAAGagcagtcgtttgggtgcgagaggctgCCGCTTTCGACGgtgggtcggcggccggcttggactgcggaaaccacggcggcttagtgccgcctttCAAGATAAATATTAAACCCAACCTAAACTCTATAGGAATATATTTACACCTGAACTACAAAATTGGAACTCATGGGATCGTACAACATCGgaatcggcctcgcgtccattcggcctcgcgtttaTTCGGCCTCGCATCCTTTCGGCCTtatgtccattcggcctcgcgtccgttatgccttgtggcagtatgcctcgtatccattatgcctcgcgtatGTATgtctagcatactatgcctaatatgcctagcgtccatatgcctcgtgtcccgtccccgctGAACTCATTTGCTGCAACCTATGGATCTCGCTATTTTTGAGCCGCTCAACGTAAAAATAATGAAGGGAAGATGCCAAAACGAATCTTTTCAGTCATATTTTCTCAAATCTGGAAGGCAATCGATTCGCAAGTCATCAAAAGTAATTAAAATTCCGGAGACAACATTTGAGCcttggaaaggtttcaaaaattCAAGCAATGCATACATGTACCGACATCAACTGATTCTGTTCCGCTGCATGGTCCTGCCGAATCGGCTCTTGGGTGTCCCGTTTCTGCACCGACCTTAAGTTCAGATAATTCGATTGAAGCCATTCTATTGAATTACGTCATGCAAGAGTCAGATCTCAATACATCTAAGAGACGACGAGTCTGCATAGGAGCAGAGGTCATAACAACTGCGGGAGCCTCGAGAGATTGAGGAAAAAAACTATTCTTTTTCGACTGGTCGCTCTTTTGATTTTGTTAAGTTCCTTCTTGGTAAACCAATTCTTGCTTACTTACTCTCCTCGTGAAATATCTCTCAGGATTTCATCTGTGTCACAATGTTTTGTGGAGTCCgcagtaggcacgacttccagctacaacACTCAggcggatttctctgctgcagttgtcGGCTTTTCTTAAAGACTGCACTTTCATGacaccttcaagcgcaatgttAAACAGGAGGCAGGAAAGACCGCACCGTGTTGAAGTCCGTTACGTGTTTAAAACAGGTTTAAGACCGCACTCGAAATCTTTACACAGCATCATCAGTTGGATCAGCTTCCCAGAAAAGCCATTCTCGTCCATGATCTTCCATAGCTCTTTCCG
It includes:
- the LOC129716633 gene encoding uncharacterized protein LOC129716633; its protein translation is MAEKKLKQKELKRRNIIDSVSRIEDYLQNYNHDRDQHELAIRSEKLDSLMEDFETVQDPEFNVSQKVDLIIGAEHFYTLLKGGRMEIGNPSPTLVESVFGWLVSGRVDMETDSRPLVCCLSTLDTLESIDRNLERFWKIEEVNISTATPTEQYCEEFYKQTVDRDATGRYVVKYPKKDGFSYMLGQSYDNALRRLQSLERKLEKNEDLEKTYHAFIEEFLSLGHMREISADECEPATVFYLPHHAVIKDTSTTTKVRSVFDASAKSSTGYSLNDTLFVGPVIQEDLLTLVIRFRKYKVALLADIEKMYRQVSIHPDDQPLQRILWRFSQNDPVKKYQLTTVTYGLAPSSFLATRTLKQLADDEGESFPLAAEELKHSFYMDDFISGASDVKTASQLCTQMVELLSLGGFRLRKWCCNFPEVLADLPSEYINTQSARSFDAEEAVKTLGISWEPTSDVLRFDLGTHTIVEPITKRSILSVIARLYDPLGLIAPIVVRAKVLMQHLWTLAIDWDEEVPFEVKTRWKKFVSELADLSCFRINRYTFGEGEIQVHCFADASEIAYGAVVYIRTIGASGEIKIELLTSKSRVSPLKRCSIPRLELCAAKTAAHLFRKVQLALDVQFSSVWFWSDSMVVLHWLRMSPHTCKTFVANRIAEIQELTHNAKWLHVPGKNNPADLVSRGLSVGELVNSKLWKYGPEWLHEEEGHWPKQELEAFTTPSDEILERKAAIFVIQTVVSSDTLINRFSSFHRMIRVIAYCLRFVRTCKGENLADSVVLSVDELNVAKTTLIKLVQREAFGDEIKQLAAGKQLFKRSSLRLLNPFLDMAGVIRVGGRLRLSDEGYDFKHPILLPGFHYFTRLLLMSNHLKTLHGGVSLTLAVTRNEFWPTNGRRAVRNTIHKCYRCIRANPQPIKQPIGQLPHARVSPSRPFSITGIDYCGPVFVKTPGRKASPIKAYIAIFVCFSTKAVHIELVGDLSTASFMSALRRFIARRGCPQQIFSDNGTNFAGAKNELHGLYQMLKNRTENNRIANSLATEGITWHTIPPRAPNFGGLWEAAVKVAKTHLRRQLGNTTLYYEDLVTILTQIEGCMNSRPLAPLSEDPNDMEVITPSHFLIGSSLQAIPDSDWKNVPINRLNRFQFVQQRVQQFWCRWRSEYLKELQRQSHINPEKVNLKVGQLVILKDQLLPPTQWPLARIEALYPGRDNISRVVLLRTSSGIFKRPSCKVCPLPCAFDEYDETSATPNHAGDVADFSEQAVYS